A single genomic interval of Cytophagia bacterium CHB2 harbors:
- a CDS encoding PorV/PorQ family protein, which translates to TTARFLLLQPSATSNAMGGVGTALTGDAFSAYHNPAALAFSKSFTAVGSFVKPIPVFGDIAHSFIGISRPFGSTGAFAVSANLFWAGKQFVTSEDGDIRGITSEFDWVGKISYALPVRNNLALGLGISVVQRRVWEDIKDFRNQHSYEYKLTLPNRLGIMMDAGVFIQNLIPGLPSFSNREFTGSPLDPSHEAGLSLAVSLLNVGPELYSALEESTDPLPTKLMIGLAYSPIQVGILEFKLASDLEKQLHEPSTLDYVHLGGEAGVGGVLRLRAGYFADTFGPKNSYFTCGGGIRMRFLALNVARYTRALLPSWHFDGVLSLEL; encoded by the coding sequence ACCACTGCACGTTTCTTGTTGCTGCAACCCTCGGCAACCTCCAATGCCATGGGCGGCGTGGGAACTGCGTTGACGGGCGATGCCTTTTCGGCCTATCACAATCCTGCGGCATTGGCGTTTTCGAAATCGTTTACGGCTGTGGGATCATTTGTCAAACCTATTCCCGTTTTTGGCGACATCGCGCATTCTTTTATAGGAATATCGCGCCCATTCGGCTCAACCGGCGCGTTTGCGGTATCGGCAAATTTGTTTTGGGCAGGGAAACAATTCGTAACTTCTGAAGACGGCGATATTCGCGGCATAACAAGCGAATTCGACTGGGTGGGCAAGATTTCCTATGCCTTGCCGGTTCGAAATAATCTCGCTTTGGGTCTGGGCATCAGTGTGGTGCAAAGAAGGGTTTGGGAGGACATTAAAGACTTTCGGAATCAACATAGTTATGAATACAAATTGACGCTGCCTAACAGATTAGGTATCATGATGGATGCCGGAGTCTTCATCCAAAACTTAATACCCGGCCTGCCCTCATTTAGCAACCGCGAGTTTACTGGTAGTCCACTTGATCCGTCTCACGAGGCGGGACTCTCGCTTGCAGTATCTCTTTTGAATGTGGGCCCAGAACTTTACTCGGCCCTTGAAGAGTCTACTGATCCCCTTCCGACGAAACTGATGATCGGCCTGGCGTACTCACCAATCCAGGTTGGAATCCTGGAATTCAAGCTGGCTTCTGATCTTGAAAAACAACTGCACGAGCCCTCAACGCTTGACTACGTACACCTCGGCGGCGAAGCCGGTGTCGGAGGTGTTCTGCGTTTGCGTGCCGGATATTTTGCAGATACGTTTGGCCCTAAAAACTCCTATTTCACCTGCGGCGGCGGCATCCGCATGAGATTTCTTGCACTCAACGTGGCGCGGTATACCCGCGCATTGTTGCCGAGCTGGCATTTTGATGGCGTCTTATCTTTGGAGTTATAA